Within the Dolichospermum compactum NIES-806 genome, the region CAAAGCAGCAGCTAAAATATCATCATCAGATTCCATCTCATCTAAATTATCCACCTTCATCTTTTCCATAATTTGACGATGAGTGATTTCATATTGAGCATTTACTAAAGTACGTGCTATTTGATAAGTGATTTTTTGCCAATCTTCAGGTGAAGCTATTACCTCTATATGTTGCAATGATGCATAAGCCTCTGCTGGTAGCTTTGGTAAAAATTTCAAAGCTAAATTACAACTATTTACGCTGTAACCATTTCCGGCACTAAATTAGGTGATGTTGGCTCAAAATGTAACACCATAATTTGCTCTGGACGTAAACCAACAGATTCATAGGTTTGTCCATTACTATCGCTAAATTCTACTTCAAACGCAGCACCATCGGCTAATAATTCAACTATTGTACCAACTTGACCACGTAACAAATTATATTCAGGTAAATCAACTGTGAGTGCTACTACGTCTAGTAGATTAGGTACAAAAATTTTGCTCATTTTCTATAATCTCCATGTATTTTTATACTAAAGGATAGCAGGAAGTTAAGCTTGGAATATCAGAACCAGATTTAATAATCCAACCAGTGCGAATAGTTGCACTTCTATTTTGCCATTGCAGAGTAAAGTCTAGTGTGTAGCGTTGTCCATATTCATCATACCTATTCAAACTAACTTCTTGAGTTTTTACTTTTTCTAAAATAATCTGGCGTAATTCCTCAGCATTTTCAGCAGTCATACCTAAAATTGATGAAAATAGACGAGCTTTATCCTTTCCTGTAGAATGATCTCGATTAAGGGAGTAGTCACGCAATTTACGAATGTCAACAACTGCATTTTCGGAATTGGGAAGGAGATTTACCGAAGTTAATTTGATAATCTTTTCCAGAGTGAATCCTTCTTCTTCAAGTTTTTGGCGAACTTCAGGTACGGAGGCAAACGCCCTAATTACCATTTTGGTATCCCATACC harbors:
- a CDS encoding DUF4926 domain-containing protein → MSKIFVPNLLDVVALTVDLPEYNLLRGQVGTIVELLADGAAFEVEFSDSNGQTYESVGLRPEQIMVLHFEPTSPNLVPEMVTA
- a CDS encoding DUF6883 domain-containing protein, which encodes MFKEAVWDTKMVIRAFASVPEVRQKLEEEGFTLEKIIKLTSVNLLPNSENAVVDIRKLRDYSLNRDHSTGKDKARLFSSILGMTAENAEELRQIILEKVKTQEVSLNRYDEYGQRYTLDFTLQWQNRSATIRTGWIIKSGSDIPSLTSCYPLV